Proteins found in one Ptychodera flava strain L36383 chromosome 3, AS_Pfla_20210202, whole genome shotgun sequence genomic segment:
- the LOC139129499 gene encoding adhesion G protein-coupled receptor E3-like isoform X3, which translates to MTGTVYILSLIVIILLNSKSVTPLTCESGWHLFDSNCFFLSSANDVTTYSTASTTCDGYGGHLARPTTQTTDDFLHSILGAPPDSTNVWIDLTYKDDTWTWSDDSELALTYHPWVTSFPYASPGSNTCAAKAYSDPDIMFYIFDTTNDKGKWLGLDCETSQRFFCQKPAVGGATTNSPTSSPEITQTVQPSTTSTSDTVGTTASHAPSFTNDFTTAPEVSAPEVTPAPTPSASNAPITTAGASQMSPNDPIDDVIDNAGHVERHTAVLALSRVSEIANSGDALTDDLSKIIYSLSYLTDMFSENESDVEAFLQATSDILGLENKEILKTLFESHPEMASVFLSGVEEFVDSARETMLTSSSKYSSEKTNIALFAETVPKNSEEGTVVSSNSGRTRVTLPDGVLSDAVDVVVVEYNTMTEILNLTSMEGHEFTSYGSEVVSINVNYHGDGAKVEFDDSDPIIFRLGTSAKPGENEEATCSFWKYPEGRESVSGWSTQGCWKVDNSCQCNHLTNFAMLMRLTDKELSAKDAAAMTYLTSAGVGLSIVSLVAALFTFTTLHLYRSQRVIIHMNFATALLFAQTLFLLSGLVEDVPGLCKCMSILLHYFFLATFSWMLVEGINLYIKSTAAFNTGVKTPIYAAIGWGIPSLIVAVSLAVRYDIYGNGRSDAKCWLSAAHGLIWAFVGPVILVMLVNIVIFSMVIRAFMTLKLNADKSTVEKTRSGIRAGLVLLPLLGLTWLIGIVQQLQYLFIILNSLQGVFFFILHCAMNDEVKKAYQIKRKQASSSVMSSTTKQENPSFFTKSSSFSKDQMKSAWK; encoded by the exons TCGGTGACTCCGCTGACCTGTGAAAGTGGCTGGCATCTCTTCGACTCGAATTGCTTCTTCCTGTCCAGCGCCAACGACGTCACTACCTACTCAACTGCGAGTACAACTTGTGACGGATATGGGGGACACCTCGCCAGACCGACGACACAGACCACTGACGACTTTCTGCACAGCATTCTCGGTGCACCGCCTGACTCAACGAACGTTTGGATCGATTTGACCTACAAAGAT GACACTTGGACATGGTCCGATGACAGTGAACTGGCCCTAACTTACCATCCTTGGGTAACCAGCTTTCCTTACGCCAGCCCCGGATCAAACACGTGCGCTGCAAAAGCATACTCCGATCCAGACatcatgttttacattttcgacACCACAAACGACAAAGGAAAGTGGTTGGGTCTCGATTGCGAGACCTCGCAGAGATTCTTCTGCCAAAAGCcggccgttggtggcgctactACAAACTCACCGACCAGCAGTCCGGAAATCACCCAAACTGTACAACCCTCAACCACATCAACGTCAGATACCGTGGGG ACCACAGCATCGCACGCCCCCTCCTTCACTAACGATTTCACCACCGCGCCGGAAGTGTCAGCGCCGGAAGTGACGCCAGCACCGACTCCCAGCGCTTCAAATGCTCCAATCACAACCGCAGGTGCCTCT CAGATGTCCCCCAATGACCCCATCGATGACGTCATTGACAACGCAGGCCACGTTGAGAGACACACGGCAGTCTTGGCACTTTCTAGAGTATCCGAAATAGCGAATTCGGGAGACGCACTCACGGATGACCTGTCAAAAATAATATATTCGTTGTCATACCTGACGGACATGTTCTCTGAAAACGAAAGTGACGTAGAG GCTTTTCTTCAAGCGACAAGCGACATTCTAGGCCTTGAAAATAAGGAAATCTTGAAGACACTGTTTGAG AGTCACCCCGAGATGGCCAGCGTATTCCTCAGTGGAGTAGAGGAATTTGTTGACTCGGCAAGAGAGACAATGCTGACATCATCAAGCAAATATAGCTCGGAGAAGACAAATATAG CTCTCTTCGCCGAAACAGTTCCGAAGAATAGCGAGGAGGGGACTGTGGTCTCAAGTAACAGCGGAAGAACACGGGTGACATTGCCGGATGGAGTACTGTCAGATGCCG TCGACGTAGTGGTAGTGGAATACAACACAATGACTGAGATTTTGAACTTGACCAGCATGGAAGGTCACGAGTTCACCTCGTACGGCAGCGAGGTCGTGTCAATCAATGTCAACTACCACGGAGATGGTGCCAAGGTCGAGTTTGACGACAGTGATCCCATAATATTTAGGCTTGGCACGTCAGCG AAACCTGGTGAAAATGAGGAAGCTACGTGCTCTTTCTGGAAATACCCCGAAGG AAGGGAATCGGTTTCGGGATGGTCGACACAGGGATGCTGGAAAGTGGACAACAGCTGCCAATGTAACCACCTCACAAACTTCGCCATGCTGATGAGATTAACAGATAAAGAG CTGTCAGCCAAAGACGCAGCAGCGATGACGTATCTGACAAGTGCCGGAGTTGGTCTCTCCATCGTCTCCCTTGTAGCTGCTCTCTTCACTTTTACCACCTTACA TTTATACAGATCCCAGCGAGTGATAATTCACATGAACTTTGCCACCGCACTGCTGTTTGCGCAGACTCTGTTTCTTCTGAGTGGTCTGGTGGAGGACGTGCCG gGTCTGTGCAAGTGTATGTCGATCTTACTTCACTATTTTTTCTTGGCGACATTTTCATGGATGTTAGTGGAAGGAATAAATCTATACATTAAATCGACAGCGGCCTTCAACACTGGTGTTAAGACGCCAATCTACGCCGCCATCGGCTGGG GTATCCCTAGCTTAATCGTTGCTGTGTCACTCGCTGTGAGGTATGATATCTATGGCAACGGACGAAG TGACGCCAAGTGCTGGCTGAGCGCAGCGCACGGACTTATCTGGGCGTTCGTGGGACCGGTCATACTAGTTATGTTG GTCAACATTGTCATATTCAGTATGGTGATACGGGCGTTCATGACGCTCAAACTGAACGCGGACAAAAGCACAGTGGAGAAAACAAG GTCTGGCATTCGTGCTGGTTTGGTATTGTTGCCGTTGCTCGGTCTTACTTGGCTCATCGGCATCGTCCAACAGCTCCAGTATCTCTTCATTATCCTGAACTCGCTGCAG GGCGTCTTCTTTTTTATCCTGCACTGCGCCATGAACGATGAG
- the LOC139129499 gene encoding adhesion G protein-coupled receptor E3-like isoform X4 — translation MTGTVYILSLIVIILLNSKSVTPLTCESGWHLFDSNCFFLSSANDVTTYSTASTTCDGYGGHLARPTTQTTDDFLHSILGAPPDSTNVWIDLTYKDDTWTWSDDSELALTYHPWVTSFPYASPGSNTCAAKAYSDPDIMFYIFDTTNDKGKWLGLDCETSQRFFCQKPAVGGATTNSPTSSPEITQTVQPSTTSTSDTVGTTASHAPSFTNDFTTAPEVSAPEVTPAPTPSASNAPITTAGASMSPNDPIDDVIDNAGHVERHTAVLALSRVSEIANSGDALTDDLSKIIYSLSYLTDMFSENESDVEAFLQATSDILGLENKEILKTLFESHPEMASVFLSGVEEFVDSARETMLTSSSKYSSEKTNIALFAETVPKNSEEGTVVSSNSGRTRVTLPDGVLSDAVDVVVVEYNTMTEILNLTSMEGHEFTSYGSEVVSINVNYHGDGAKVEFDDSDPIIFRLGTSAKPGENEEATCSFWKYPEGRESVSGWSTQGCWKVDNSCQCNHLTNFAMLMRLTDKELSAKDAAAMTYLTSAGVGLSIVSLVAALFTFTTLHLYRSQRVIIHMNFATALLFAQTLFLLSGLVEDVPGLCKCMSILLHYFFLATFSWMLVEGINLYIKSTAAFNTGVKTPIYAAIGWGIPSLIVAVSLAVRYDIYGNGRSDAKCWLSAAHGLIWAFVGPVILVMLVNIVIFSMVIRAFMTLKLNADKSTVEKTRSGIRAGLVLLPLLGLTWLIGIVQQLQYLFIILNSLQGVFFFILHCAMNDEVKKAYQIKRKQASSSVMSSTTKQENPSFFTKSSSFSKDQMKSAWK, via the exons TCGGTGACTCCGCTGACCTGTGAAAGTGGCTGGCATCTCTTCGACTCGAATTGCTTCTTCCTGTCCAGCGCCAACGACGTCACTACCTACTCAACTGCGAGTACAACTTGTGACGGATATGGGGGACACCTCGCCAGACCGACGACACAGACCACTGACGACTTTCTGCACAGCATTCTCGGTGCACCGCCTGACTCAACGAACGTTTGGATCGATTTGACCTACAAAGAT GACACTTGGACATGGTCCGATGACAGTGAACTGGCCCTAACTTACCATCCTTGGGTAACCAGCTTTCCTTACGCCAGCCCCGGATCAAACACGTGCGCTGCAAAAGCATACTCCGATCCAGACatcatgttttacattttcgacACCACAAACGACAAAGGAAAGTGGTTGGGTCTCGATTGCGAGACCTCGCAGAGATTCTTCTGCCAAAAGCcggccgttggtggcgctactACAAACTCACCGACCAGCAGTCCGGAAATCACCCAAACTGTACAACCCTCAACCACATCAACGTCAGATACCGTGGGG ACCACAGCATCGCACGCCCCCTCCTTCACTAACGATTTCACCACCGCGCCGGAAGTGTCAGCGCCGGAAGTGACGCCAGCACCGACTCCCAGCGCTTCAAATGCTCCAATCACAACCGCAGGTGCCTCT ATGTCCCCCAATGACCCCATCGATGACGTCATTGACAACGCAGGCCACGTTGAGAGACACACGGCAGTCTTGGCACTTTCTAGAGTATCCGAAATAGCGAATTCGGGAGACGCACTCACGGATGACCTGTCAAAAATAATATATTCGTTGTCATACCTGACGGACATGTTCTCTGAAAACGAAAGTGACGTAGAG GCTTTTCTTCAAGCGACAAGCGACATTCTAGGCCTTGAAAATAAGGAAATCTTGAAGACACTGTTTGAG AGTCACCCCGAGATGGCCAGCGTATTCCTCAGTGGAGTAGAGGAATTTGTTGACTCGGCAAGAGAGACAATGCTGACATCATCAAGCAAATATAGCTCGGAGAAGACAAATATAG CTCTCTTCGCCGAAACAGTTCCGAAGAATAGCGAGGAGGGGACTGTGGTCTCAAGTAACAGCGGAAGAACACGGGTGACATTGCCGGATGGAGTACTGTCAGATGCCG TCGACGTAGTGGTAGTGGAATACAACACAATGACTGAGATTTTGAACTTGACCAGCATGGAAGGTCACGAGTTCACCTCGTACGGCAGCGAGGTCGTGTCAATCAATGTCAACTACCACGGAGATGGTGCCAAGGTCGAGTTTGACGACAGTGATCCCATAATATTTAGGCTTGGCACGTCAGCG AAACCTGGTGAAAATGAGGAAGCTACGTGCTCTTTCTGGAAATACCCCGAAGG AAGGGAATCGGTTTCGGGATGGTCGACACAGGGATGCTGGAAAGTGGACAACAGCTGCCAATGTAACCACCTCACAAACTTCGCCATGCTGATGAGATTAACAGATAAAGAG CTGTCAGCCAAAGACGCAGCAGCGATGACGTATCTGACAAGTGCCGGAGTTGGTCTCTCCATCGTCTCCCTTGTAGCTGCTCTCTTCACTTTTACCACCTTACA TTTATACAGATCCCAGCGAGTGATAATTCACATGAACTTTGCCACCGCACTGCTGTTTGCGCAGACTCTGTTTCTTCTGAGTGGTCTGGTGGAGGACGTGCCG gGTCTGTGCAAGTGTATGTCGATCTTACTTCACTATTTTTTCTTGGCGACATTTTCATGGATGTTAGTGGAAGGAATAAATCTATACATTAAATCGACAGCGGCCTTCAACACTGGTGTTAAGACGCCAATCTACGCCGCCATCGGCTGGG GTATCCCTAGCTTAATCGTTGCTGTGTCACTCGCTGTGAGGTATGATATCTATGGCAACGGACGAAG TGACGCCAAGTGCTGGCTGAGCGCAGCGCACGGACTTATCTGGGCGTTCGTGGGACCGGTCATACTAGTTATGTTG GTCAACATTGTCATATTCAGTATGGTGATACGGGCGTTCATGACGCTCAAACTGAACGCGGACAAAAGCACAGTGGAGAAAACAAG GTCTGGCATTCGTGCTGGTTTGGTATTGTTGCCGTTGCTCGGTCTTACTTGGCTCATCGGCATCGTCCAACAGCTCCAGTATCTCTTCATTATCCTGAACTCGCTGCAG GGCGTCTTCTTTTTTATCCTGCACTGCGCCATGAACGATGAG
- the LOC139129499 gene encoding adhesion G protein-coupled receptor E3-like isoform X1, which translates to MTGTVYILSLIVIILLNSKSVTPLTCESGWHLFDSNCFFLSSANDVTTYSTASTTCDGYGGHLARPTTQTTDDFLHSILGAPPDSTNVWIDLTYKDDTWTWSDDSELALTYHPWVTSFPYASPGSNTCAAKAYSDPDIMFYIFDTTNDKGKWLGLDCETSQRFFCQKPAVGGATTNSPTSSPEITQTVQPSTTSTSDTVGQTTASHAPSFTNDFTTAPEVSAPEVTPAPTPSASNAPITTAGASQMSPNDPIDDVIDNAGHVERHTAVLALSRVSEIANSGDALTDDLSKIIYSLSYLTDMFSENESDVEAFLQATSDILGLENKEILKTLFESHPEMASVFLSGVEEFVDSARETMLTSSSKYSSEKTNIALFAETVPKNSEEGTVVSSNSGRTRVTLPDGVLSDAVDVVVVEYNTMTEILNLTSMEGHEFTSYGSEVVSINVNYHGDGAKVEFDDSDPIIFRLGTSAKPGENEEATCSFWKYPEGRESVSGWSTQGCWKVDNSCQCNHLTNFAMLMRLTDKELSAKDAAAMTYLTSAGVGLSIVSLVAALFTFTTLHLYRSQRVIIHMNFATALLFAQTLFLLSGLVEDVPGLCKCMSILLHYFFLATFSWMLVEGINLYIKSTAAFNTGVKTPIYAAIGWGIPSLIVAVSLAVRYDIYGNGRSDAKCWLSAAHGLIWAFVGPVILVMLVNIVIFSMVIRAFMTLKLNADKSTVEKTRSGIRAGLVLLPLLGLTWLIGIVQQLQYLFIILNSLQGVFFFILHCAMNDEVKKAYQIKRKQASSSVMSSTTKQENPSFFTKSSSFSKDQMKSAWK; encoded by the exons TCGGTGACTCCGCTGACCTGTGAAAGTGGCTGGCATCTCTTCGACTCGAATTGCTTCTTCCTGTCCAGCGCCAACGACGTCACTACCTACTCAACTGCGAGTACAACTTGTGACGGATATGGGGGACACCTCGCCAGACCGACGACACAGACCACTGACGACTTTCTGCACAGCATTCTCGGTGCACCGCCTGACTCAACGAACGTTTGGATCGATTTGACCTACAAAGAT GACACTTGGACATGGTCCGATGACAGTGAACTGGCCCTAACTTACCATCCTTGGGTAACCAGCTTTCCTTACGCCAGCCCCGGATCAAACACGTGCGCTGCAAAAGCATACTCCGATCCAGACatcatgttttacattttcgacACCACAAACGACAAAGGAAAGTGGTTGGGTCTCGATTGCGAGACCTCGCAGAGATTCTTCTGCCAAAAGCcggccgttggtggcgctactACAAACTCACCGACCAGCAGTCCGGAAATCACCCAAACTGTACAACCCTCAACCACATCAACGTCAGATACCGTGGGG CAGACCACAGCATCGCACGCCCCCTCCTTCACTAACGATTTCACCACCGCGCCGGAAGTGTCAGCGCCGGAAGTGACGCCAGCACCGACTCCCAGCGCTTCAAATGCTCCAATCACAACCGCAGGTGCCTCT CAGATGTCCCCCAATGACCCCATCGATGACGTCATTGACAACGCAGGCCACGTTGAGAGACACACGGCAGTCTTGGCACTTTCTAGAGTATCCGAAATAGCGAATTCGGGAGACGCACTCACGGATGACCTGTCAAAAATAATATATTCGTTGTCATACCTGACGGACATGTTCTCTGAAAACGAAAGTGACGTAGAG GCTTTTCTTCAAGCGACAAGCGACATTCTAGGCCTTGAAAATAAGGAAATCTTGAAGACACTGTTTGAG AGTCACCCCGAGATGGCCAGCGTATTCCTCAGTGGAGTAGAGGAATTTGTTGACTCGGCAAGAGAGACAATGCTGACATCATCAAGCAAATATAGCTCGGAGAAGACAAATATAG CTCTCTTCGCCGAAACAGTTCCGAAGAATAGCGAGGAGGGGACTGTGGTCTCAAGTAACAGCGGAAGAACACGGGTGACATTGCCGGATGGAGTACTGTCAGATGCCG TCGACGTAGTGGTAGTGGAATACAACACAATGACTGAGATTTTGAACTTGACCAGCATGGAAGGTCACGAGTTCACCTCGTACGGCAGCGAGGTCGTGTCAATCAATGTCAACTACCACGGAGATGGTGCCAAGGTCGAGTTTGACGACAGTGATCCCATAATATTTAGGCTTGGCACGTCAGCG AAACCTGGTGAAAATGAGGAAGCTACGTGCTCTTTCTGGAAATACCCCGAAGG AAGGGAATCGGTTTCGGGATGGTCGACACAGGGATGCTGGAAAGTGGACAACAGCTGCCAATGTAACCACCTCACAAACTTCGCCATGCTGATGAGATTAACAGATAAAGAG CTGTCAGCCAAAGACGCAGCAGCGATGACGTATCTGACAAGTGCCGGAGTTGGTCTCTCCATCGTCTCCCTTGTAGCTGCTCTCTTCACTTTTACCACCTTACA TTTATACAGATCCCAGCGAGTGATAATTCACATGAACTTTGCCACCGCACTGCTGTTTGCGCAGACTCTGTTTCTTCTGAGTGGTCTGGTGGAGGACGTGCCG gGTCTGTGCAAGTGTATGTCGATCTTACTTCACTATTTTTTCTTGGCGACATTTTCATGGATGTTAGTGGAAGGAATAAATCTATACATTAAATCGACAGCGGCCTTCAACACTGGTGTTAAGACGCCAATCTACGCCGCCATCGGCTGGG GTATCCCTAGCTTAATCGTTGCTGTGTCACTCGCTGTGAGGTATGATATCTATGGCAACGGACGAAG TGACGCCAAGTGCTGGCTGAGCGCAGCGCACGGACTTATCTGGGCGTTCGTGGGACCGGTCATACTAGTTATGTTG GTCAACATTGTCATATTCAGTATGGTGATACGGGCGTTCATGACGCTCAAACTGAACGCGGACAAAAGCACAGTGGAGAAAACAAG GTCTGGCATTCGTGCTGGTTTGGTATTGTTGCCGTTGCTCGGTCTTACTTGGCTCATCGGCATCGTCCAACAGCTCCAGTATCTCTTCATTATCCTGAACTCGCTGCAG GGCGTCTTCTTTTTTATCCTGCACTGCGCCATGAACGATGAG
- the LOC139129499 gene encoding adhesion G protein-coupled receptor E3-like isoform X2: MTGTVYILSLIVIILLNSKSVTPLTCESGWHLFDSNCFFLSSANDVTTYSTASTTCDGYGGHLARPTTQTTDDFLHSILGAPPDSTNVWIDLTYKDDTWTWSDDSELALTYHPWVTSFPYASPGSNTCAAKAYSDPDIMFYIFDTTNDKGKWLGLDCETSQRFFCQKPAVGGATTNSPTSSPEITQTVQPSTTSTSDTVGQTTASHAPSFTNDFTTAPEVSAPEVTPAPTPSASNAPITTAGASMSPNDPIDDVIDNAGHVERHTAVLALSRVSEIANSGDALTDDLSKIIYSLSYLTDMFSENESDVEAFLQATSDILGLENKEILKTLFESHPEMASVFLSGVEEFVDSARETMLTSSSKYSSEKTNIALFAETVPKNSEEGTVVSSNSGRTRVTLPDGVLSDAVDVVVVEYNTMTEILNLTSMEGHEFTSYGSEVVSINVNYHGDGAKVEFDDSDPIIFRLGTSAKPGENEEATCSFWKYPEGRESVSGWSTQGCWKVDNSCQCNHLTNFAMLMRLTDKELSAKDAAAMTYLTSAGVGLSIVSLVAALFTFTTLHLYRSQRVIIHMNFATALLFAQTLFLLSGLVEDVPGLCKCMSILLHYFFLATFSWMLVEGINLYIKSTAAFNTGVKTPIYAAIGWGIPSLIVAVSLAVRYDIYGNGRSDAKCWLSAAHGLIWAFVGPVILVMLVNIVIFSMVIRAFMTLKLNADKSTVEKTRSGIRAGLVLLPLLGLTWLIGIVQQLQYLFIILNSLQGVFFFILHCAMNDEVKKAYQIKRKQASSSVMSSTTKQENPSFFTKSSSFSKDQMKSAWK, from the exons TCGGTGACTCCGCTGACCTGTGAAAGTGGCTGGCATCTCTTCGACTCGAATTGCTTCTTCCTGTCCAGCGCCAACGACGTCACTACCTACTCAACTGCGAGTACAACTTGTGACGGATATGGGGGACACCTCGCCAGACCGACGACACAGACCACTGACGACTTTCTGCACAGCATTCTCGGTGCACCGCCTGACTCAACGAACGTTTGGATCGATTTGACCTACAAAGAT GACACTTGGACATGGTCCGATGACAGTGAACTGGCCCTAACTTACCATCCTTGGGTAACCAGCTTTCCTTACGCCAGCCCCGGATCAAACACGTGCGCTGCAAAAGCATACTCCGATCCAGACatcatgttttacattttcgacACCACAAACGACAAAGGAAAGTGGTTGGGTCTCGATTGCGAGACCTCGCAGAGATTCTTCTGCCAAAAGCcggccgttggtggcgctactACAAACTCACCGACCAGCAGTCCGGAAATCACCCAAACTGTACAACCCTCAACCACATCAACGTCAGATACCGTGGGG CAGACCACAGCATCGCACGCCCCCTCCTTCACTAACGATTTCACCACCGCGCCGGAAGTGTCAGCGCCGGAAGTGACGCCAGCACCGACTCCCAGCGCTTCAAATGCTCCAATCACAACCGCAGGTGCCTCT ATGTCCCCCAATGACCCCATCGATGACGTCATTGACAACGCAGGCCACGTTGAGAGACACACGGCAGTCTTGGCACTTTCTAGAGTATCCGAAATAGCGAATTCGGGAGACGCACTCACGGATGACCTGTCAAAAATAATATATTCGTTGTCATACCTGACGGACATGTTCTCTGAAAACGAAAGTGACGTAGAG GCTTTTCTTCAAGCGACAAGCGACATTCTAGGCCTTGAAAATAAGGAAATCTTGAAGACACTGTTTGAG AGTCACCCCGAGATGGCCAGCGTATTCCTCAGTGGAGTAGAGGAATTTGTTGACTCGGCAAGAGAGACAATGCTGACATCATCAAGCAAATATAGCTCGGAGAAGACAAATATAG CTCTCTTCGCCGAAACAGTTCCGAAGAATAGCGAGGAGGGGACTGTGGTCTCAAGTAACAGCGGAAGAACACGGGTGACATTGCCGGATGGAGTACTGTCAGATGCCG TCGACGTAGTGGTAGTGGAATACAACACAATGACTGAGATTTTGAACTTGACCAGCATGGAAGGTCACGAGTTCACCTCGTACGGCAGCGAGGTCGTGTCAATCAATGTCAACTACCACGGAGATGGTGCCAAGGTCGAGTTTGACGACAGTGATCCCATAATATTTAGGCTTGGCACGTCAGCG AAACCTGGTGAAAATGAGGAAGCTACGTGCTCTTTCTGGAAATACCCCGAAGG AAGGGAATCGGTTTCGGGATGGTCGACACAGGGATGCTGGAAAGTGGACAACAGCTGCCAATGTAACCACCTCACAAACTTCGCCATGCTGATGAGATTAACAGATAAAGAG CTGTCAGCCAAAGACGCAGCAGCGATGACGTATCTGACAAGTGCCGGAGTTGGTCTCTCCATCGTCTCCCTTGTAGCTGCTCTCTTCACTTTTACCACCTTACA TTTATACAGATCCCAGCGAGTGATAATTCACATGAACTTTGCCACCGCACTGCTGTTTGCGCAGACTCTGTTTCTTCTGAGTGGTCTGGTGGAGGACGTGCCG gGTCTGTGCAAGTGTATGTCGATCTTACTTCACTATTTTTTCTTGGCGACATTTTCATGGATGTTAGTGGAAGGAATAAATCTATACATTAAATCGACAGCGGCCTTCAACACTGGTGTTAAGACGCCAATCTACGCCGCCATCGGCTGGG GTATCCCTAGCTTAATCGTTGCTGTGTCACTCGCTGTGAGGTATGATATCTATGGCAACGGACGAAG TGACGCCAAGTGCTGGCTGAGCGCAGCGCACGGACTTATCTGGGCGTTCGTGGGACCGGTCATACTAGTTATGTTG GTCAACATTGTCATATTCAGTATGGTGATACGGGCGTTCATGACGCTCAAACTGAACGCGGACAAAAGCACAGTGGAGAAAACAAG GTCTGGCATTCGTGCTGGTTTGGTATTGTTGCCGTTGCTCGGTCTTACTTGGCTCATCGGCATCGTCCAACAGCTCCAGTATCTCTTCATTATCCTGAACTCGCTGCAG GGCGTCTTCTTTTTTATCCTGCACTGCGCCATGAACGATGAG